ACGCGACTTCGATGGATCCTGATTCGATTTCCGGTGCCGTTGATCTGACCAAGGTCGGCATCGCGGACACTCCCGAGCAGAAAGAGGCGCTCGAAAGCCTCGAAACGCTGCTGGCATTGGTCGAAGGATGGGTCGATGCCGTGACATGGAAAGCTGGAGTGGCCCATATCCCGCATATCGAACAGCTGCGTGAGATGCTGCGCCGTGAGCGCGCGGTGGGCGGCCCTGCAGAACGCACCTTCGAGAGCCTGCTTGGCATGGAACTGCGCCCGAAGCGCATGCGCGAGGCGGCCGACATCTGGGAGAGGATCGGTGCCCAAGAAGGAGACCAGGCTCGCGACGAGAAGTGGTCGCACCCAGATCTGTTGCCGAAGTTGCCGGATATCGATGGCGAAAAAGCCGAAGTCGAGAAGCCGGAAACCTCCGAGTCTGACAGTAATACAAACCCTGACGCGAACATCACCACGTTCGCCGCCGACGGCAGTGACACCTCATCGTCCAAGCACAGCATCGACTGGGATGCTGAACTCGAAAAATTGCTTGACGCCCAAGGCGACGATGATGCAGACGAGAAAGATACCAATTCGTCATCGAAACCCGGTGATTCAGAGAAACCCGATGATTCAGAGAAGCCCGATGCAGGCGATAACACACCCGGCAAAACCGATGGCAATGAACCCAATGACAGCGACAAATCACAAAGCTGAAGTCACGCCTGAAATCCAACAAACGATATAACTGCAACGGAAAAGGCCGGTACCGACTTATCAAAAGTCGGTACCGGCCTTTCTTATTATTTCAGCATCATCGTCACTCCAGTATCATCGAGCATTACCAGAAACGACTCGGGGTGCGCGAAAAGGTCGAGGCTCCGTCCTTGCTGCGGGCGTAGGAAAGATGCAGCGAGTCTTCGGCACGGGTGACGGCCACATAAAAGAGGCGACGTTCCTCTTCCAAGGCGTCCCCCGGTGCTGGGGAACCGTATGGCAAGAGGCCTTCCGAACAACCGATGATGAAGACGTGTTTGAATTCCAGACCTTTCGCGGCGTGAATCGAGGAAATCATGACACCGGGCTCACGTCGGCTGGCAAGTATTTCCAAGGCTTCGCGCCGGCTTTCGTTATTGTCTTCCAGCACCGTGTCCTGCCCGCTGGCATCGCGACGGGTTCGGTACGCGATTCCCTGCGCTTTCAGGGCCTTGCAGACCACCTGCTGTTGGGCGTTGAGCCGCGTCAAAACCGCACATTCCGAGGGTTTCGCACCCTCGGTGACAAATTGGGCGATGCGTTTGGCCACGCCCTGTGCCTCTTGCTCGTCGCTTTCATACGCGGTTTTGACTACCCGCATGCCTTCGCCTTTGCTCCTTGCGGAGATCAGGCGCAAATACTGATCGCGGTCAGGCGCGGCGGCCAGCACGCGATTGGCCATCGAAACGACCTGAGGGGTGGAACGGTAATCGGTATTGAGATTGATGTCGACGCTCAACTTGCCGAACTCCCCCGCGAAATTAAGCAGGTCGTAGCTCGAAGCCCCGGCGAAGGAATAAATCGTCTGGGCCGGGTCTCCGACTACGCAAACGTTACGGTTGTCGCTTCCCAACCACAGGTCCATCAGACGGTGTTGCAGGGGCGAGACGTCCTGGTATTCGTCGACGGTGAGCCAGC
The window above is part of the Bifidobacterium sp. ESL0732 genome. Proteins encoded here:
- a CDS encoding ATP-dependent helicase, which gives rise to MTTIDAETMLEGLDDAQRAAATALDGPVRIIAGAGAGKTRTVTRRIAYACAKGEWDPSLALAVTFSVKAADEMKQRLVALGVGDKVTAATFHSAALHQLRRVWYDVSVAPFPHVIEDSQEIMARALKRATGTDEYDGIARRNLLAEINWAKVSLIAPEDYVRVCAATHRVPPAELDPQRFTDVYTAYEQEKTSRGEMDFNDILLLDCHVLEAFDEQAEQIRQSVGWLTVDEYQDVSPLQHRLMDLWLGSDNRNVCVVGDPAQTIYSFAGASSYDLLNFAGEFGKLSVDINLNTDYRSTPQVVSMANRVLAAAPDRDQYLRLISARSKGEGMRVVKTAYESDEQEAQGVAKRIAQFVTEGAKPSECAVLTRLNAQQQVVCKALKAQGIAYRTRRDASGQDTVLEDNNESRREALEILASRREPGVMISSIHAAKGLEFKHVFIIGCSEGLLPYGSPAPGDALEEERRLFYVAVTRAEDSLHLSYARSKDGASTFSRTPSRFW